CGTCTGAGGCTCTCCTGGAGCCGGGGGTTGAGGCTGCTTGGGTAGAGGAGGCTGCGATGGGTTGTTTGGGTCGTACAATGAAGGGTTCATCTGGCCCATCAGCTGTTGCCGGAGTTGATACTGCAGCATGAattgttgctgctgcaaCTGCTTTCGCTTCTCGCGCTGTTTCTTCGACAACCGTTTCTTCTTCGGAGGCACATCTCCGTCTTCCTCCGGGTCGTCCTGGTCGTCCAGGTCGTCCTGTTCCCTCACTTCCCCATCAGGAGCATGGTCTGAGTactgaggctgctgctgaggagacTGGGTAGTGGGAGCCTTTGGACTGGGTGTTGGTGACGATGGCAGAGAAATAACCTTGGTTGCAGTAGCCTCTCGAACAATCATACAGTCGTCGTCTCCGTACATGGGCTGATCTGCCTGAGTAAATGACGATGTGGCAGGGGGAGCTGGGGCAGAGGCAGCATTTCCACTTCTCACATCGCTAGTAGCAGCTGGTGTAGCAGAAGAGGCAACCGTGACTCCTGTGGTACAGGTACTTGGGCCAGAAACATTTGTCATGGCAGCACTTGGAGTAACCACAttacctcctccagccGCCTCCACTTGGAGAACCAGTTTGCTCTGGACCCCTGACAAGTCAAAGGCAGCTCTCAGCTTGTCATTATCttcgtccttggccttctcgcTTAAAAACTCGTCATTCAACAGGTCGAATCGCCCATGTTTTGCCATCTGTAGCTTGTCTCGAGTGGTATCTCTGTCCCTCTGCAGCCGCCTTTCGATCACAAACCGCTTGTATCGCTGTTGAAACTGCGCCAAAGCCGGTGGCAGGTCGGCAGCGTCCATCGTCAACAGCTTGGCGTCTTCGGCGTGCTTCACAAGGGTATCTCGAAGACCGATCACCTTTTTCGCCTCGTCTTCAAAGTCGTACATTTGGAGTCGTGTGAATCGTCTAGGTGCGTATGTTCAAGCGTCGTATGTGTCGGTTCGAACGAACGTCTATCTTCTTTCTGTGTAGTGTGCctggtgtacttgtacctatATCGTGTTCTGTGCAGTTgcgttggtgatgatctgCAGGATAAATTTCTACAGACATGCAGGCCGAAGATGTGGGGTGCCATGACACGTATAACTGGACTGGTAGACATGGTAGACGCTAAACAAAACCATCCGTATGTAGATCAGGATCCGGGGGTTTGATTTCCGTTTTCAAAAAGCAATTCCTGTTAATATTCATTCCAATCTCCATGTGGTGCTGACTAATCCAACGCTAGTACCCACTGATGACGCGATAGCACTCGCTGAGTTACGAAACCGATGTCATTCGAATCCCTTTGGAGTGTGCACTTTTGCTGTGGATATCATTTgtctctacttgtacttgtgcttcTACCCGCACGGTCTGGCGCTCCATGCTACCTATTCGACCGCTCTCTTCTCTCGTGTGACTCATGTCGGAAAGCTGTCGTATGCTCGTTGAATGAGATGATAATATCATATGTACACTATAATGACTTGTATCGTATTATGCATGGCGAAGACGTGCCCTTGCCACCGAGATGTTTCCTCTGAATGTCTTCGCTCTCCAGGTTTCGGAGCAAATTCTATTTCTCCGAcatttttttgtgtttgctACTATCACAACTAAGTTTGACTCGTTTCGGTTGTTGGGAGCGCCTACCTCTACCAAGTGAGTAATGAAGGGTCTTGATGCGGCTGGGGACAGTGAGCAACCGTGGCTGGTGGCGATCCATGGGGTGTACGAGACCCGTGCAGTATAGACCGTCGCGTACCAACGTCTCGTTGACAGTACTGTCCAAGACCTCTCGCTCGTCTACCTCTTGGCGTCATTCCATTCCTGACACGGCTCAGGGGGGAAAGAATCCAGACCAATTCGTGGTGCATGCCGTGTACACACTCACACTGCTGCTGTATGTGCGTTAGTGGCTGATGCACCATTGTAGCTGGAGAGCTATGCTACGGCATTTTCGATGCCAGAGAAGAAAGCTAGAAAGAGGCACGTCCATACTGTACACCATGTGTCGTACAGCGTGTTGGCAGCCATGTTTCCAAATGAGACCCGAGCATTCGCACCACCTCCCCAAGACTAAAAAGGAAAGTGCAAACATTCCTCCCGTTCTGGACGTCGGCGCCATGTGGACAAACATGCGGCCCCGAAACTCTGGTGCAACCGCAAACTCTGATGATTATCTAGATAATCTTCGGACAAAGAGCTGTCTCCCCAATTCCGCCAAGCCTATAGAATAGAGTGTGGCCTAGACTCCTAGACTCCTAGTAGTCCCAGACCTACACGGAGTAGGTTTTGTACCGAAATGCGACATTTGGAGAGACCACAAAACAACTTTGGCTTGGAAGGACCGCTTTTGGAGATAACTGAGCAGTTCGAATCACTTCATTGACGGGGCTTGAAAGAGGTGGCAAGAAATGCTTTGCTTTCCAACTCCCCATACATATCTTGTGCACATTCAGCTACAGGATTGCcacagtacatgtacgCCCATCAGATAATTTTGTCCAAAATAGGCTGGTGAAAAATGCTAACTCTAGTGGTCTGCAGCATACCAAACTCTGATGGAAATGATAATTTCGGGGCTGCCGTCGGTCTTTCTTGGCACCTCTGATGCCCCGGTTCCAGCTAATATATAAACCACCTCTTTCTCCTCCCATCAACTCACAATCAACCGTCTTCACTCGTTAATCCCCATTCACAATGTCCAAGTTCTCCGTTGCCGCCATTGCCGCCATCCTGGCCACCGCCGCTGTTGCCGCCCCCTCTCCCCAGGACACTGCCACCTACCAGTGCCATGCCACCTGTGGTAACATGATTCTGGACGCCCGAAAGTGCGCCCAGGGCGACTCTTACGACAAGGACTGTCTGTGTGACAACGGAACTCCTTTCCAGTCTGCCCTTGACCCCTGCCTGGACTGTGGCTCTACCCTCTGGAGCGACTACGGCAAGTTCCTCGAGCCCCCTCTTGCCTTCTGTGGATTCCCCACTCAGcccaagcagcagaacgCCTCCGCCGCCTCCTCCGCTGCCCCCGCTTCCTCCGCCGCTGCTGAGTCCTCCGCTGCTCCTCAGTCTTCTGCCGCTGCTGAgacctctgctgctccccagtcctctgctgctcctcagtcttctgccgctgctgagacctctgctgctccccagtcctctgctgctccccaGTCTTCTGCTGCCGCCGCCTCTTCTGCCCGCTGAGTTCCAAgccgcttcttctgctgctcccgcCTCTTCTGCCGCTTCAG
This genomic interval from Yarrowia lipolytica chromosome 1E, complete sequence contains the following:
- a CDS encoding uncharacterized protein (Compare to YALI0E22066g, no similarity), giving the protein MYDFEDEAKKVIGLRDTLVKHAEDAKLLTMDAADLPPALAQFQQRYKRFVIERRLQRDRDTTRDKLQMAKHGRFDLLNDEFLSEKAKDEDNDKLRAAFDLSGVQSKLVLQVEAAGGGNVVTPSAAMTNVSGPSTCTTGVTVASSATPAATSDVRSGNAASAPAPPATSSFTQADQPMYGDDDCMIVREATATKVISLPSSPTPSPKAPTTQSPQQQPQYSDHAPDGEVREQDDLDDQDDPEEDGDVPPKKKRLSKKQREKRKQLQQQQFMLQYQLRQQLMGQMNPSLYDPNNPSQPPLPKQPQPPAPGEPQTQASQGQNIGQQQFPFTFPPFNPAYKFNMPGMPPMPPMPPGMPPMPFWPSNFSPPPQPQPQPQPQQQPQQQQQRQRKTPDPNDVYGQPSYTDN
- a CDS encoding uncharacterized protein (Truncated form of YALI0E22088g, weakly similar to uniprot|P10863 Saccharomyces cerevisiae YER011w TIR1 cold-shock induced protein of the TIR1P TIP1P family): MSKFSVAAIAAILATAAVAAPSPQDTATYQCHATCGNMILDARKCAQGDSYDKDCLCDNGTPFQSALDPCLDCGSTLWSDYGKFLEPPLAFCGFPTQPKQQNASAASSAAPASSAAAESSAAPQSSAAAETSAAPQSSAAPQSSAAAETSAAPQSSAAPQSSAAAASSAR